A single window of Eucalyptus grandis isolate ANBG69807.140 chromosome 1, ASM1654582v1, whole genome shotgun sequence DNA harbors:
- the LOC104441724 gene encoding protodermal factor 1: protein MARRGQFVSSLVGGCVMVVGWSLLLQSFLLVEVIGTELKDGKAYYSPPGPRSRSPPSGSRGRGSTPRVTSPTTARSCGSPPRGQDPSRSTRPPSGGYYRSPPTSGGTPSTPVTTPVDPRTPSTPTTTSPPSGGYYPSPTSGGDSPPTTVTSTPPATPIDPGTPSFPSITAPPFGFPTAPPFGFPPFGFPPIINPFIRPYNYYLSNPGVIIGLVGFVMPMGPAFRVTTPVPGFPAAQNLIQALGNTSADGLGALYREGTAALLNSIASNRFPFTTAQVRQSFVSALSSNEAASAQARLFKLANEGRLKPRAN, encoded by the exons ATGGCAAGAAGAGGACAATTCGTTTCTTCCCTCGTGGGAGGTTGCGTTATGGTTGTGGGGTGGTCGCTGCTTCTCCAGAGCTTCTTGCTTGTTGAAGTCATAGGCACTGAACTTAAGGATGGGAAGGCCTATTACTCTCCTCCAGGCCCTCGCTCTCGCTCTCCTCCCTCAG GTTCACGCGGACGTGGCAGTACCCCTCGGGTAACTTCGCCGACGACTGCCAGATCTTGTGGCAGCCCGCCGCGGGGACAAGACCCCAGCCGGTCGACGCGGCCTCCTAGTGGAGGTTACTACCGTTCTCCTCCCACTTCCGGAGGCACACCCTCGACTCCAGTGACCACTCCTGTTGATCCCAGGACCCCGAGTACTCCCACCACCACCTCGCCACCGAGCGGAGGTTACTATCCATCTCCGACTTCCGGAGGCGATAGCCCCCCAACTACGGTGACCTCGACGCCACCGGCCACTCCCATCGATCCCGGCACTCCGAGCTTCCCTTCCATCACAGCACCTCCTTTCGGTTTCCCTACAGCACCTCCTTTCGGTTTCCCTCCTTTCGGTTTCCCTCCTATCATAAATCCCTTCATCCGCCCTTACAA TTACTATCTATCAAATCCAGGAGTGATAATTGGGCTGGTTGGGTTTGTGATGCCGATGGGACCCGCCTTCCGCGTGACCACGCCCGTCCCCGGGTTCCCCGCTGCCCAAAACCTGATTCAGGCGCTCGGGAACACAAGCGCGGACGGCCTCGGCGCTCTCTACCGAGAAGGGACCGCAGCGCTGCTCAACTCCATAGCTAGCAACAGGTTTCCCTTCACCACCGCCCAAGTCCGACAGAGCTTTGTCTCGGCCCTCAGCTCGAACGAAGCTGCGTCGGCTCAAGCTCGGCTCTTCAAGCTGGCCAACGAAGGCCGTCTCAAGCCCAGGGCTAATTGA